In Candidatus Roseilinea sp., one DNA window encodes the following:
- the pfk-2 gene encoding 6-phosphofructokinase, with protein sequence MRIGILTGGGDVPGLNSAIKAATIRLLDAGHEMIGIRRGWYGLLHFNMDDETSAQQFTVRLDRNAVRTVDRTGGTFLHTSRTNPANVKAKDVPGFLKHTTVFASDLAERYDFTQHVLSVLRFLGIDALITIGGDDTLSYSLRLHNEGFPIVAIPKTMDNDVRGTDYCIGFSTAVTRALDFIHNMRTCTGSHERIAVIELFGRYSGETALMSSYLGNVDRCLIAEVPFDIEKLCDYLLQDKHANPSNYAMLVVSEGARPKNGAMIEHGEADAYGHRKLGGIGDYISEQIKRLTGEHTMYQNVAYLMRSGAPDALDVMVSSNFGTFAADLILQGRCGRMVALQGGKYTSVPLTEVGGGPRPLDVAELYDAEHYRPRVRNVEHKPMFLY encoded by the coding sequence ATGCGAATTGGAATTTTGACCGGCGGCGGCGATGTGCCCGGGTTGAACTCGGCCATCAAGGCCGCCACGATCCGATTGCTTGATGCCGGCCACGAGATGATCGGCATCCGGCGCGGCTGGTATGGACTGCTGCATTTCAACATGGACGACGAGACGAGCGCCCAGCAGTTCACGGTGCGGCTCGATCGTAACGCCGTGCGCACCGTGGATCGCACCGGCGGCACCTTCTTGCACACCAGCCGCACCAACCCGGCCAACGTGAAGGCCAAAGACGTGCCGGGGTTCCTCAAACACACGACCGTGTTTGCCAGCGATTTGGCCGAACGCTACGACTTCACCCAGCACGTGCTGAGCGTGTTGCGTTTTCTAGGCATAGATGCACTCATCACTATCGGCGGCGACGATACGTTGAGCTATTCGCTGAGACTGCACAACGAGGGCTTTCCCATCGTGGCCATTCCTAAGACGATGGACAACGACGTGCGCGGCACAGATTACTGCATTGGCTTCAGCACGGCCGTTACCCGCGCCCTCGACTTCATCCACAATATGCGCACCTGCACCGGCAGCCATGAGCGCATCGCCGTGATCGAACTATTCGGACGCTACAGCGGCGAGACCGCGCTCATGTCCTCCTATCTGGGCAATGTAGATCGCTGCCTGATCGCCGAGGTGCCGTTCGACATCGAGAAGCTGTGCGACTACCTGCTGCAGGATAAGCACGCCAACCCGAGTAACTATGCGATGTTGGTCGTTTCGGAGGGCGCGCGGCCGAAGAACGGTGCGATGATCGAGCATGGCGAGGCCGATGCCTATGGGCATCGCAAGCTGGGTGGTATCGGCGATTACATCAGCGAGCAGATCAAGCGCCTCACTGGCGAGCACACCATGTATCAGAACGTCGCGTATCTCATGCGTTCCGGCGCGCCGGATGCACTGGACGTCATGGTGTCCAGCAACTTCGGCACGTTCGCGGCCGATTTGATCTTGCAAGGGCGGTGTGGCCGGATGGTTGCGCTGCAGGGCGGCAAGTACACCAGCGTCCCACTGACCGAAGTGGGCGGCGGTCCGCGCCCGCTCGACGTCGCCGAACTCTACGACGCCGAGCACTACCGGCCACGCGTGCGCAACGTCGAGCACAAGCCGATGTTCTTGTATTGA
- a CDS encoding peptide ABC transporter substrate-binding protein, giving the protein MSKITSRRKFLKLMAGSSAIGMLAACAAPATPGEMAQTPAVLESEQPGATPQAVMGDGPRVGGTYRIVAGGDFVKTLDPGAAEAFEDWWSVGQLLFNMPYAFDREGRFYPDLAADLPRISEDGKVYTIPLRRGVKFHNGREMTAEDVKFSMERQLWPEVYSWGKSYLNTIIGAQDVLDGKTKDLAGVKVIDPYTVEVTLDRPQAVFAALLSITIFGIVPKKEVLEAGQDWGTRVVIGTGPFKFVEWQPQQRAVYERNPDYFKTGKPYIERVELNLNVEESVRLLRWESGEADFLIGIPPAELPRILADESLKDVLRAAPTMTVHRFNIHMTAKPLDNLKVRQAIACAIDKNAVVKATGAPHKVTDSVFAMAMPQYDPNFRSQYQYDPDRARALLKEAGYENGVNVGKILGGSTKSSPEIEVIHAQLKAVGIESEIVLGLYNSPEITDRLKSGDITLHILSWAASYPDGYDYAAPLFTCQAREAFNRSNYCNPRIDELLDKAEGLPLTSPERIAAYREMNDILVNQDVQSVPLFNRQAFQLSSRRVRNDQLHPIYSLPALEDAWIEG; this is encoded by the coding sequence ATGAGCAAGATTACCAGTCGCCGAAAATTTCTGAAGCTGATGGCTGGATCGTCCGCCATTGGCATGTTGGCCGCGTGCGCTGCGCCGGCTACGCCTGGTGAAATGGCTCAGACACCAGCAGTGCTCGAGAGTGAACAGCCGGGCGCGACCCCGCAAGCGGTGATGGGTGACGGGCCGCGTGTAGGCGGCACCTACCGCATCGTTGCAGGTGGTGATTTCGTAAAAACCCTGGATCCTGGAGCGGCAGAAGCCTTTGAGGATTGGTGGAGCGTGGGCCAGTTGCTTTTCAACATGCCGTATGCCTTCGATCGCGAAGGTAGGTTCTACCCCGATCTGGCAGCCGACTTACCCAGGATCAGCGAGGATGGCAAGGTGTATACCATTCCTCTGCGCAGAGGTGTGAAGTTTCACAACGGCCGCGAGATGACCGCGGAGGATGTGAAATTCTCGATGGAGCGTCAGCTTTGGCCGGAGGTGTACAGCTGGGGCAAGTCTTACTTGAACACGATCATCGGCGCTCAGGATGTGCTCGATGGCAAGACGAAAGATCTGGCGGGAGTCAAGGTCATTGATCCTTATACCGTCGAGGTGACCCTGGATCGCCCTCAAGCCGTGTTTGCAGCGCTGCTGTCCATCACGATATTCGGCATCGTGCCGAAGAAGGAGGTGTTGGAAGCCGGTCAGGATTGGGGCACAAGGGTTGTGATCGGCACTGGGCCGTTCAAGTTTGTGGAGTGGCAACCGCAGCAGCGCGCTGTCTACGAACGCAACCCCGATTACTTCAAGACGGGAAAGCCGTATATCGAACGCGTCGAACTGAATCTGAATGTCGAGGAGTCAGTGCGACTCCTGCGCTGGGAGAGCGGCGAAGCGGACTTCCTGATCGGTATCCCACCTGCTGAGTTGCCGCGTATCCTGGCCGATGAGAGCCTGAAAGATGTGCTGCGCGCTGCGCCGACGATGACGGTTCACCGATTCAACATCCACATGACGGCGAAGCCGCTGGACAACTTGAAGGTGCGGCAGGCGATCGCGTGCGCCATTGACAAAAACGCAGTGGTCAAGGCAACCGGCGCACCGCATAAAGTGACGGACAGCGTCTTTGCGATGGCCATGCCCCAGTACGATCCCAACTTCAGGAGTCAATATCAGTATGATCCTGACAGGGCAAGAGCACTGCTAAAGGAAGCGGGTTACGAGAATGGCGTCAATGTCGGTAAGATCCTCGGTGGCTCGACCAAGTCCTCACCGGAAATCGAGGTGATTCATGCACAGCTAAAGGCTGTGGGGATCGAATCCGAGATCGTTCTGGGCCTCTACAATTCTCCGGAGATAACGGATCGGCTCAAAAGTGGTGACATCACGCTCCACATCTTGTCTTGGGCTGCCAGCTACCCAGACGGCTATGATTACGCAGCACCGCTATTCACTTGCCAAGCCCGTGAAGCCTTCAACCGCAGCAATTACTGCAATCCGAGGATTGACGAACTACTGGATAAAGCGGAAGGTCTGCCTTTGACATCGCCGGAGCGAATTGCCGCCTATCGTGAAATGAACGATATCCTGGTTAATCAGGACGTCCAGTCGGTGCCGTTGTTCAATCGTCAGGCCTTCCAGTTGAGTTC
- a CDS encoding LacI family transcriptional regulator, translated as MVTIWDVAREAGVSPSTVSNVIHGRPVVKLDTRQRVLEAIAKLDYHPSRVAQGLRQQTSRAIGFLVLDPNPRWPADPLHAEVLAGMSEIATEHDYSLLLDRPPGNGHLTARELLQPFRSGQIDAAVVALAGTSDSHQHVLDALNRAGVLFAVLEREIEGECAYSVMGANADGAYAAAHKLLRDGRRRIAFLDSTQMWPAIELRLSGYRRAMREAGLEADILISPSPDWTSAGGAVAMRSLLEQCERERLPCPNAVLAGNDVLAVGAMHVLRERGLRIPADVAVIGFDDFEFARYVDPPLTTVRLPAYEMGKRAAELLIAHLEGHPAAQRRHVLPTELIVRQSG; from the coding sequence ATGGTGACGATTTGGGATGTAGCCAGAGAAGCAGGGGTATCGCCTTCGACGGTGTCGAACGTTATTCACGGCCGGCCAGTGGTCAAACTGGACACCCGCCAGCGCGTGCTGGAAGCCATCGCGAAGCTCGATTATCACCCGAGTCGCGTCGCGCAGGGTCTTCGCCAGCAAACCAGCCGAGCGATCGGCTTCCTGGTGCTTGACCCGAACCCGCGCTGGCCGGCCGACCCTTTGCATGCTGAAGTATTGGCCGGGATGTCAGAGATAGCGACCGAACATGACTACAGCTTGTTGCTCGATCGGCCACCCGGCAACGGTCACCTCACGGCACGCGAACTGCTACAACCCTTTCGCTCCGGCCAAATAGATGCCGCAGTCGTCGCGCTCGCTGGCACGAGCGACAGCCACCAACATGTGCTCGATGCGCTCAACCGGGCCGGCGTGCTCTTCGCTGTGCTGGAGCGGGAAATCGAGGGCGAATGTGCTTACAGCGTCATGGGAGCAAACGCAGACGGCGCCTACGCCGCAGCCCACAAACTCCTCCGCGATGGGCGCCGACGAATCGCTTTTCTGGATAGCACGCAGATGTGGCCAGCGATCGAGCTGCGGCTGAGCGGCTATCGTCGCGCGATGCGTGAGGCCGGCTTGGAGGCCGACATTCTGATTTCGCCCAGCCCAGACTGGACTTCCGCCGGCGGCGCCGTTGCGATGCGCAGCCTGCTGGAGCAATGCGAGCGTGAGAGGCTACCCTGCCCCAACGCCGTTTTGGCCGGCAACGACGTGCTGGCCGTCGGCGCGATGCACGTGTTGCGCGAACGCGGTCTGCGCATCCCGGCCGACGTAGCGGTGATCGGCTTCGACGACTTCGAGTTCGCACGCTATGTGGATCCGCCGCTCACCACCGTGCGGCTGCCGGCCTATGAGATGGGCAAGCGCGCCGCCGAATTACTCATCGCGCATTTGGAGGGCCATCCGGCCGCACAGCGCCGTCACGTACTACCTACCGAATTGATCGTTCGGCAGTCGGGCTGA
- the aglA gene encoding alpha-glucosidase, with protein sequence MNKKIAIIGAGSAVFSLNMIRDICLTPNLRGCTVALMDVSQERLDAIHELCARYAAEVGIDLKLEKTTNRREAIRGADVVVNSALAAGHQRLRDGWDVARKYGYRWGGSLHVMHDEAFWINFYQLKLFEGVIEDMLELAPGAHYVKVANPVMAGVTHLARKYPEAKVIGLCHGFGGVYDIANRLGLTDRDKLSYEIPGVNHFVWLTQLRYDGQDAMPLLDKWIAEQAPAFWQSSDRHGELNPKKVDLYQRMGAFPIGDTAGDGGGSWGWWYHLDDATERRWAQNPGRFWHSFFTGGEEEVAEIKRISDDKAVKVTDHFKPEHSHEVIVPVIESLLCDVPRVLIGNVVNSGDYVPGVPRDFAVEVPIYINGGGLHPTQTAGLPPVPLAWLLRDCVAQVNIELEAFNTGSRRLLLELIMMDPWTRSMEYACALLEEILALPYHAEMRAHYQ encoded by the coding sequence ATGAATAAGAAAATTGCCATAATAGGGGCGGGCAGCGCGGTGTTCTCGCTGAACATGATCCGCGACATCTGTCTGACGCCCAATTTGCGCGGCTGCACCGTGGCGCTGATGGACGTCAGCCAGGAGCGGCTCGATGCGATTCACGAGTTGTGCGCGCGTTACGCCGCTGAAGTCGGCATTGACCTTAAGCTGGAGAAGACGACCAATCGGCGCGAAGCCATTCGTGGCGCCGACGTGGTTGTGAACTCGGCGCTGGCCGCCGGTCACCAGCGTCTGCGTGACGGCTGGGACGTGGCGCGTAAATACGGCTATCGCTGGGGCGGTAGCCTGCACGTCATGCACGATGAAGCGTTCTGGATCAACTTTTACCAGCTCAAGCTGTTCGAGGGCGTGATCGAGGACATGCTCGAACTCGCGCCGGGCGCGCACTACGTCAAAGTCGCTAACCCGGTCATGGCCGGCGTCACACACCTGGCGCGCAAATACCCCGAGGCCAAAGTCATCGGCCTTTGCCACGGCTTCGGCGGCGTGTATGACATTGCGAATCGTCTTGGCCTGACCGACCGCGACAAGCTGAGCTACGAAATCCCCGGCGTCAACCACTTCGTGTGGCTGACGCAGTTGCGTTACGACGGGCAAGATGCCATGCCGTTGCTGGACAAGTGGATCGCTGAGCAGGCTCCGGCCTTCTGGCAATCGTCCGACCGGCACGGCGAACTCAACCCTAAGAAGGTGGATCTCTACCAGCGCATGGGCGCGTTCCCCATCGGCGATACGGCCGGCGACGGCGGCGGCTCGTGGGGCTGGTGGTATCACCTCGACGACGCGACCGAGCGCCGCTGGGCGCAGAACCCCGGCCGCTTCTGGCACAGCTTCTTCACCGGCGGTGAGGAAGAAGTGGCCGAGATCAAGCGCATCAGCGACGACAAGGCGGTCAAGGTCACCGATCACTTCAAACCCGAGCACTCGCACGAGGTGATCGTGCCAGTGATCGAGAGCTTGCTGTGTGACGTGCCGCGCGTGCTGATCGGCAACGTCGTCAACAGCGGCGACTACGTGCCCGGCGTGCCGCGCGACTTCGCCGTGGAAGTTCCCATCTACATCAACGGCGGCGGCCTGCACCCGACGCAGACCGCCGGCCTGCCGCCTGTGCCGCTGGCTTGGTTGTTGCGCGACTGTGTAGCGCAGGTGAACATCGAGCTGGAGGCGTTCAACACGGGCAGTCGAAGGCTGTTGCTCGAGCTGATCATGATGGATCCATGGACGCGCAGCATGGAGTATGCCTGCGCGCTGCTGGAGGAGATCTTGGCGCTGCCCTATCACGCCGAGATGCGCGCGCACTACCAATAG
- a CDS encoding methylmalonyl-CoA mutase: MTETAHAHRTRADWERETLYPSLKRAPERKAHFETPSGIPLDVVYGDPVTSAGYHDEFPGEYPFTRGIHPTMYRSRHWTMRQYAGFSTAKESNTRYRYLLSQGQTGLSVAFDLPTQLCMDADDPLAAGEVGKVGVSICTLGDMRELFDGIPLDKVSTSMTINAPAAVLLALYIAVAREQIKGTRDEDRETGDSPLAPYPLPLRGTVQNDILKEYAARGLYIFPPKHSMRLVTDVFAFCKQYVPHWNTISISGYHIREAGSTAVQEVAFTLANAIAYVQAAIDVGLDVDEFAGQLAFFFNAHNDFLEEIAKFRAARRLWAKIMRERFGAKDPRSCMLRFHTQTGGSTLTAQQPINNVVRVTIQALAAVLGGTQSLHTNGWDEALQLPTAEAARTALRTQQIIAHESGVTDTVDPLGGAYVIEYLTDEIERRARALIEQIDAMGGAIKAIESGWMQAQIAESAYRYQRQVESQERIIVGVNAFEDKDQEPGAAERFKVDPAIEAEQRRRLTAWRANRDNERASALIAQLEQTARSNENIMPCLIACVESGVTVGEIGKALRHVFGEYHPPTVI; this comes from the coding sequence ATGACTGAGACCGCCCATGCCCACCGCACCCGCGCCGACTGGGAGCGCGAGACGCTCTACCCCTCATTGAAACGCGCACCGGAGCGCAAAGCACACTTCGAGACGCCTTCCGGCATCCCGCTCGACGTCGTTTACGGCGATCCCGTGACCAGCGCAGGCTATCACGACGAATTCCCCGGCGAATACCCGTTCACACGGGGCATCCACCCGACAATGTACCGCTCGCGTCATTGGACGATGCGGCAATACGCCGGCTTCTCTACTGCGAAGGAGAGCAACACGCGCTATCGTTACCTATTGTCGCAAGGCCAAACCGGCCTGTCCGTCGCCTTCGACCTGCCGACGCAGCTGTGCATGGATGCCGACGATCCTTTGGCTGCCGGCGAAGTGGGTAAAGTCGGCGTCAGCATTTGCACGCTGGGCGATATGCGCGAGCTATTCGACGGCATCCCGCTCGACAAAGTGAGCACCAGCATGACCATCAATGCGCCGGCGGCAGTGCTGCTGGCGCTGTATATTGCGGTAGCGCGCGAGCAGATCAAAGGGACGAGAGATGAGGATAGAGAAACAGGTGACTCACCCCTCGCCCCTTACCCCTTACCCCTGAGAGGAACAGTCCAAAACGACATCTTGAAAGAGTATGCTGCGCGCGGGCTATACATCTTTCCGCCGAAGCACTCGATGCGATTGGTGACCGACGTATTCGCGTTCTGCAAGCAGTATGTTCCGCACTGGAACACGATCAGCATCAGTGGCTATCATATTCGCGAAGCCGGCAGCACTGCGGTGCAAGAAGTCGCCTTCACGCTGGCCAATGCCATCGCCTACGTTCAGGCGGCGATAGACGTGGGGTTGGACGTGGACGAGTTCGCCGGCCAGCTTGCCTTCTTCTTCAACGCACACAACGACTTCCTAGAGGAGATCGCCAAGTTCCGCGCTGCGCGCCGGCTGTGGGCCAAGATCATGCGCGAGCGCTTCGGCGCGAAGGATCCGCGCAGTTGCATGCTGCGCTTCCACACCCAAACCGGCGGCAGCACCCTCACGGCACAACAACCCATCAACAACGTCGTTCGCGTGACCATTCAGGCGCTGGCAGCCGTGCTCGGCGGCACGCAAAGCCTGCATACCAACGGTTGGGACGAGGCGCTGCAACTCCCGACCGCCGAGGCAGCACGCACCGCACTGCGCACGCAACAGATCATCGCTCACGAGAGCGGCGTGACCGACACGGTAGATCCACTCGGCGGCGCATACGTCATCGAATACCTCACCGATGAAATCGAACGCCGTGCGCGGGCGTTGATCGAGCAGATTGACGCGATGGGCGGCGCGATCAAAGCCATCGAGAGCGGCTGGATGCAGGCGCAGATCGCCGAGTCGGCCTACCGCTACCAGCGCCAGGTAGAAAGCCAGGAACGCATCATCGTCGGCGTCAACGCATTCGAGGACAAAGACCAAGAACCAGGAGCTGCCGAACGGTTCAAGGTGGATCCGGCAATCGAGGCCGAGCAACGCCGACGGCTGACAGCGTGGCGCGCCAACCGCGACAACGAGCGCGCAAGCGCGCTCATTGCCCAATTGGAACAGACAGCACGAAGTAACGAGAACATCATGCCATGTCTGATCGCCTGCGTCGAGAGCGGCGTCACCGTCGGCGAGATCGGCAAAGCGCTCCGCCACGTCTTTGGCGAGTATCACCCGCCAACGGTTATTTGA
- the hemL gene encoding glutamate-1-semialdehyde 2,1-aminomutase, which translates to MIALNQATTNAGLTERARRVIPGGVNSGNRVIAGMPLVIREAHGAYFTDVEGKRYLDYHAAFGPIILGHNHPRVREAVCNASEQIDLLGVGVTEMEIMLAEKIAHYVPSAERVLLANSGSEATYQALRLARAVTGRRGVIKFQGAYHGWHDAVAMNVISPADKVGKGQRDLLSAGMLPGVVEHTYILPFNDVEAIADFLERRGEDIAAVLVEVIPHNIGCVLPRPGFLQALRDLCDKFGCLLIFDEVITGFRHDLGGYQKISGVTPDLSTFAKAMANGYPIAALAGKAQYMQRYEPGGGVFFAGTYNGHPHSVAAALATIAELEDGSVHAHCFALAERAAKGIQQIADELGIPMTVARFGSVFVPYFMEGPIVSYSDLLRNDDKRDVWFRSQMCARGIFMLPTALKRNHVSAAHTPADIDRTLEAAREVLRAMPAYLTSVVSP; encoded by the coding sequence ATGATCGCATTGAATCAAGCAACGACGAACGCTGGTTTGACCGAACGCGCCCGGCGTGTGATTCCCGGCGGCGTGAACAGTGGCAACCGCGTCATCGCGGGCATGCCGCTGGTGATTCGCGAAGCGCACGGGGCCTATTTCACAGACGTCGAGGGTAAGCGCTATCTCGACTACCACGCCGCCTTCGGTCCGATCATCCTCGGCCACAACCACCCGCGCGTGCGCGAGGCGGTGTGCAACGCCAGCGAGCAGATTGACCTGCTCGGCGTGGGCGTGACCGAGATGGAGATCATGTTGGCCGAGAAGATCGCGCACTACGTGCCCAGCGCCGAACGCGTGCTGTTGGCCAACAGCGGCAGCGAAGCGACGTATCAGGCGTTGCGGCTGGCCCGCGCGGTGACCGGCCGCCGCGGCGTCATCAAGTTCCAGGGCGCGTATCACGGCTGGCACGACGCCGTGGCGATGAACGTGATCAGCCCTGCCGACAAAGTCGGCAAGGGGCAGCGGGACTTGCTATCGGCCGGCATGTTGCCGGGCGTGGTGGAGCACACGTACATCCTGCCGTTCAACGACGTCGAGGCGATCGCTGACTTCCTGGAGCGGCGCGGCGAAGACATCGCCGCGGTGCTGGTCGAGGTGATCCCGCACAACATCGGCTGCGTGCTGCCGCGACCGGGCTTTCTGCAAGCGTTGCGGGACCTGTGCGACAAGTTCGGTTGCCTGCTGATCTTCGACGAGGTCATCACCGGCTTTCGACATGATCTAGGCGGTTACCAGAAGATCAGCGGCGTCACGCCCGACCTGAGCACGTTCGCCAAAGCGATGGCCAACGGCTACCCCATCGCCGCGCTGGCTGGCAAGGCGCAATACATGCAGCGATACGAGCCGGGCGGCGGCGTATTCTTCGCCGGCACCTACAACGGCCACCCGCATAGCGTGGCCGCCGCGCTGGCGACGATTGCCGAGCTCGAAGACGGCAGCGTGCACGCGCACTGCTTCGCGCTGGCTGAGCGGGCGGCGAAAGGCATCCAGCAGATCGCGGACGAGTTGGGCATCCCGATGACGGTGGCGCGCTTCGGCTCGGTGTTCGTGCCGTATTTCATGGAGGGGCCGATCGTGAGTTACAGCGACCTACTGCGCAATGATGACAAGCGCGACGTGTGGTTCCGATCGCAGATGTGTGCGCGGGGCATCTTCATGCTGCCGACGGCGCTCAAGCGCAACCATGTCAGCGCGGCGCACACACCGGCGGATATTGACCGCACACTGGAGGCGGCGCGGGAGGTGCTGCGGGCGATGCCTGCTTATTTGACAAGTGTGGTGTCACCGTGA